From a region of the Tachypleus tridentatus isolate NWPU-2018 chromosome 1, ASM421037v1, whole genome shotgun sequence genome:
- the LOC143250967 gene encoding uncharacterized protein LOC143250967 isoform X2: MLLRDVWWHNNMSQRRRKTEIHVKSKKVPKIMLSNSSRGKLKQTRNTMLQQCSKPYTYTCKSCQLQLSNLQNYWKHINELCSVKKQKGKKHAAKTQGKVEVGNILNGHSSLVTRETVEDTVILFKREMIRQKKLLSKVPCNEEDQLPSNFQTCNMCHKTFFSFANLLKHQIYHKLSSSDETRKESQELSESLTSDASIKKTQWIRKKQLNRLPEIPRYMCETCHLPLTNLQNYWKHVNELCPVKKQKGEELATKTEVSDWRRKVKANSALFHGCSSSFTRVPVENSVLLIKREMSIQKKLMSEIPCTGKETFN, encoded by the exons ATGCTGTTGAGGGATGTTTGGTGGCACaa CAATATGAgtcaaagaagaagaaaaactgaaattCATGTAAAATCAAAAAAAGTACCTAAAATTATGTTAAGTAATTCATCTAGAggtaaactaaaacaaacaaggaatacAATGCTCCAACAATGCTCTAAACCATACACATACACCTGTAAATCTTGCCAATTGCAATTAAGTAACTTGCAAAATTATTGGAAGCATATTAATGAGTTATGttcagtcaaaaaacaaaagggAAAGAAACATGCTGCTAAAACCCAAGGGAAAGTAGAAGTCGGTAACATATTGAATGGCCATTCTTCACTTGTTACCAGAGAAACAGTGGAAGATACGGTGATATTATTTAAAAGAGAAATGATCAGACAaaagaaattactttcaaaagTTCCATGTAATGAAGAAGATCAGTTACCATCCAATTTTCAAACATGTAACATGTGCCATAAAACATTCTTCTCTTTTGCTAACCTCCTTAAACACCAAATTTATCACAAACTTTCAAGTTCAGATGAAACTCGTAAAGAGTCACAGGAATTGTCAGAATCCCTGACGTCTGATGCATCCATAAAAAAAACCCAGTGGATCAGAAAAAAACAGTTGAATAGATTACCAGAAATCCCCAGATATATGTGTGAAACATGCCATTTACCTTTAACAAATTTACAGAATTACTGGAAACATGTAAATGAGCTGTGCCCTGTGAAAAAGCAAAAAGGAGAGGAACTGGCTACAAAAACTGAGGTGTCTGATTGGAGAAGAAAAGTGAAGGCTAATAGTGCATTGTTTCATGGTTGTTCTTCTTCCTTTACAAGAGTTCCAGTGGAAAATTCTGTTCTGCTTATTAAAAGAGAAATGAGTATACAGAAAAAATTAATGTCAGAAATTCCTTGCACAGGAAAAG AAACTTTTAACTGA
- the LOC143250967 gene encoding uncharacterized protein LOC143250967 isoform X1 — MLLRDVWWHNNMSQRRRKTEIHVKSKKVPKIMLSNSSRGKLKQTRNTMLQQCSKPYTYTCKSCQLQLSNLQNYWKHINELCSVKKQKGKKHAAKTQGKVEVGNILNGHSSLVTRETVEDTVILFKREMIRQKKLLSKVPCNEEDQLPSNFQTCNMCHKTFFSFANLLKHQIYHKLSSSDETRKESQELSESLTSDASIKKTQWIRKKQLNRLPEIPRYMCETCHLPLTNLQNYWKHVNELCPVKKQKGEELATKTEVSDWRRKVKANSALFHGCSSSFTRVPVENSVLLIKREMSIQKKLMSEIPCTGKGQSSSNFVSFTCNICHKIYFSYARLLQHQVYHKLASAPNERPIQA; from the exons ATGCTGTTGAGGGATGTTTGGTGGCACaa CAATATGAgtcaaagaagaagaaaaactgaaattCATGTAAAATCAAAAAAAGTACCTAAAATTATGTTAAGTAATTCATCTAGAggtaaactaaaacaaacaaggaatacAATGCTCCAACAATGCTCTAAACCATACACATACACCTGTAAATCTTGCCAATTGCAATTAAGTAACTTGCAAAATTATTGGAAGCATATTAATGAGTTATGttcagtcaaaaaacaaaagggAAAGAAACATGCTGCTAAAACCCAAGGGAAAGTAGAAGTCGGTAACATATTGAATGGCCATTCTTCACTTGTTACCAGAGAAACAGTGGAAGATACGGTGATATTATTTAAAAGAGAAATGATCAGACAaaagaaattactttcaaaagTTCCATGTAATGAAGAAGATCAGTTACCATCCAATTTTCAAACATGTAACATGTGCCATAAAACATTCTTCTCTTTTGCTAACCTCCTTAAACACCAAATTTATCACAAACTTTCAAGTTCAGATGAAACTCGTAAAGAGTCACAGGAATTGTCAGAATCCCTGACGTCTGATGCATCCATAAAAAAAACCCAGTGGATCAGAAAAAAACAGTTGAATAGATTACCAGAAATCCCCAGATATATGTGTGAAACATGCCATTTACCTTTAACAAATTTACAGAATTACTGGAAACATGTAAATGAGCTGTGCCCTGTGAAAAAGCAAAAAGGAGAGGAACTGGCTACAAAAACTGAGGTGTCTGATTGGAGAAGAAAAGTGAAGGCTAATAGTGCATTGTTTCATGGTTGTTCTTCTTCCTTTACAAGAGTTCCAGTGGAAAATTCTGTTCTGCTTATTAAAAGAGAAATGAGTATACAGAAAAAATTAATGTCAGAAATTCCTTGCACAGGAAAAGGTCAGTCTTCTTCTAATTTTGTGAGTTTTACATGTAACATATgccacaaaatttatttttcatatgccAGACTTCTTCAACATCAGGTTTACCATAAACTAGCCAGTGCACCTAATGAAAGACCTATTCAGGCCTAG
- the LOC143250967 gene encoding uncharacterized protein LOC143250967 isoform X4 encodes MSQRRRKTEIHVKSKKVPKIMLSNSSRGKLKQTRNTMLQQCSKPYTYTCKSCQLQLSNLQNYWKHINELCSVKKQKGKKHAAKTQGKVEVGNILNGHSSLVTRETVEDTVILFKREMIRQKKLLSKVPCNEEDQLPSNFQTCNMCHKTFFSFANLLKHQIYHKLSSSDETRKESQELSESLTSDASIKKTQWIRKKQLNRLPEIPRYMCETCHLPLTNLQNYWKHVNELCPVKKQKGEELATKTEVSDWRRKVKANSALFHGCSSSFTRVPVENSVLLIKREMSIQKKLMSEIPCTGKETFN; translated from the exons ATGAgtcaaagaagaagaaaaactgaaattCATGTAAAATCAAAAAAAGTACCTAAAATTATGTTAAGTAATTCATCTAGAggtaaactaaaacaaacaaggaatacAATGCTCCAACAATGCTCTAAACCATACACATACACCTGTAAATCTTGCCAATTGCAATTAAGTAACTTGCAAAATTATTGGAAGCATATTAATGAGTTATGttcagtcaaaaaacaaaagggAAAGAAACATGCTGCTAAAACCCAAGGGAAAGTAGAAGTCGGTAACATATTGAATGGCCATTCTTCACTTGTTACCAGAGAAACAGTGGAAGATACGGTGATATTATTTAAAAGAGAAATGATCAGACAaaagaaattactttcaaaagTTCCATGTAATGAAGAAGATCAGTTACCATCCAATTTTCAAACATGTAACATGTGCCATAAAACATTCTTCTCTTTTGCTAACCTCCTTAAACACCAAATTTATCACAAACTTTCAAGTTCAGATGAAACTCGTAAAGAGTCACAGGAATTGTCAGAATCCCTGACGTCTGATGCATCCATAAAAAAAACCCAGTGGATCAGAAAAAAACAGTTGAATAGATTACCAGAAATCCCCAGATATATGTGTGAAACATGCCATTTACCTTTAACAAATTTACAGAATTACTGGAAACATGTAAATGAGCTGTGCCCTGTGAAAAAGCAAAAAGGAGAGGAACTGGCTACAAAAACTGAGGTGTCTGATTGGAGAAGAAAAGTGAAGGCTAATAGTGCATTGTTTCATGGTTGTTCTTCTTCCTTTACAAGAGTTCCAGTGGAAAATTCTGTTCTGCTTATTAAAAGAGAAATGAGTATACAGAAAAAATTAATGTCAGAAATTCCTTGCACAGGAAAAG AAACTTTTAACTGA
- the LOC143250967 gene encoding uncharacterized protein LOC143250967 isoform X3, giving the protein MSQRRRKTEIHVKSKKVPKIMLSNSSRGKLKQTRNTMLQQCSKPYTYTCKSCQLQLSNLQNYWKHINELCSVKKQKGKKHAAKTQGKVEVGNILNGHSSLVTRETVEDTVILFKREMIRQKKLLSKVPCNEEDQLPSNFQTCNMCHKTFFSFANLLKHQIYHKLSSSDETRKESQELSESLTSDASIKKTQWIRKKQLNRLPEIPRYMCETCHLPLTNLQNYWKHVNELCPVKKQKGEELATKTEVSDWRRKVKANSALFHGCSSSFTRVPVENSVLLIKREMSIQKKLMSEIPCTGKGQSSSNFVSFTCNICHKIYFSYARLLQHQVYHKLASAPNERPIQA; this is encoded by the coding sequence ATGAgtcaaagaagaagaaaaactgaaattCATGTAAAATCAAAAAAAGTACCTAAAATTATGTTAAGTAATTCATCTAGAggtaaactaaaacaaacaaggaatacAATGCTCCAACAATGCTCTAAACCATACACATACACCTGTAAATCTTGCCAATTGCAATTAAGTAACTTGCAAAATTATTGGAAGCATATTAATGAGTTATGttcagtcaaaaaacaaaagggAAAGAAACATGCTGCTAAAACCCAAGGGAAAGTAGAAGTCGGTAACATATTGAATGGCCATTCTTCACTTGTTACCAGAGAAACAGTGGAAGATACGGTGATATTATTTAAAAGAGAAATGATCAGACAaaagaaattactttcaaaagTTCCATGTAATGAAGAAGATCAGTTACCATCCAATTTTCAAACATGTAACATGTGCCATAAAACATTCTTCTCTTTTGCTAACCTCCTTAAACACCAAATTTATCACAAACTTTCAAGTTCAGATGAAACTCGTAAAGAGTCACAGGAATTGTCAGAATCCCTGACGTCTGATGCATCCATAAAAAAAACCCAGTGGATCAGAAAAAAACAGTTGAATAGATTACCAGAAATCCCCAGATATATGTGTGAAACATGCCATTTACCTTTAACAAATTTACAGAATTACTGGAAACATGTAAATGAGCTGTGCCCTGTGAAAAAGCAAAAAGGAGAGGAACTGGCTACAAAAACTGAGGTGTCTGATTGGAGAAGAAAAGTGAAGGCTAATAGTGCATTGTTTCATGGTTGTTCTTCTTCCTTTACAAGAGTTCCAGTGGAAAATTCTGTTCTGCTTATTAAAAGAGAAATGAGTATACAGAAAAAATTAATGTCAGAAATTCCTTGCACAGGAAAAGGTCAGTCTTCTTCTAATTTTGTGAGTTTTACATGTAACATATgccacaaaatttatttttcatatgccAGACTTCTTCAACATCAGGTTTACCATAAACTAGCCAGTGCACCTAATGAAAGACCTATTCAGGCCTAG